The window gtgctttcgGGCAAAAGttgttttttttagcttctgaaaaactgcttctgctattcccaaaagcacttattttctcccaaaagcttggccagacacctcattttttttttcaaataagcacttattgaaaaaataagtacttttgggggaaaaataaacttggccaaataggctataaaacctcaattattttggatcgGAGGAGTAATAAAAATGTGACTTAGGTTCCCGTATTTTGCGTTTTGTTGTTTGCCAAAACAAGGGGCAAATGTCAAAAGTTCCCAAACAAAAACACTTTCAAAACTCAAAAGTTTCCAAACTAACAagaaaacaaacctccacctctTCCTTTTCGATTGCCTTTCCCAATCCCTTTTAGGGTTCTCTTAACAAAATCCTCACAAATGTCTTAATCTATAATTCCATTTATTCCAAAGTCTAAAACACAGACTCACACAGAGAGAGATTAAGAAAAACATGATGAGTAGGCCAGCGGTGCACCCAGTGCCTATAGCACCAATGATCATAGGTGCACCGAGAGTGAGGATGAAGGATATACAAGGCATGCCTGGTACACTTGGCAGCCTTATTTTACGACTCTGTCAGTTGGTTTTTGCTGTTATCTCTATTTGTGTTATGGTTACCACCTCTGATTTCCCCAGTGTTACTGCTTTCAGGTATACATACATAACTTGTGACGGTCTAGATATTTTATATTCCATCTGTTTGATCATATTACTACTGTTTTAAAAACTTTTTTGATGATAGAAAATACTCCCACCGTTCCTAAATAAGTGTCTGCTTTAGCAGTGGGCGGTGGTGGGGTTGTGAGGGATAatgggtgggggtagtgggtggtggtgggTGGAAAAAACAGAGGGGTAGGGGGTTGGTGGGGTGGTGTGGGGGTGGGTGGTTTGGGTGTGATGGCGGGGTGGTGGGGGTTAGGGTGTGatgggggtgggtggggtgggtTGGGGGTATAATagggaaatgaaatacgtaaccacgcaaaaaccaccaaatccgtggttacaaaaaaATGGACTTTTTTGTGGCAGACAAAatttgtcccaaaataagtgtcgctttaggatttcaagataAAAATTAGTAATTGTTTCCAATTATAGCTTTATACACACTCCGTTTCAAAATAAGGGGTGTTTTAACCTTTTCATTTGCTCCAAAATAAATGGTGTTTTACATAATTAAGAAGACATTAATGATGttcttccaattttacccttatttgtcccaaaataagtgtcgctTTAGCAGACAAAATTTGTCCCAAAATAAATGTCCCCTAGGAATTCAAGACAAtgaatagtactccctccggttcaaaaagagtgtccacttagccttttttcttggttcaaaaagagtgtccacttaccaaatcaataaagaattaatttatttttctagatttgtccttattaagtgttaGGTGACCATATTCCAACacttatttaattaggggtagtttagtcaatttacctattttttctaggagttagtattttcttaagggctGTGCAAATGGCccagtggacactctttttgaaccggagggagtagtaaCTTTTCCAACTATACCCATATATTAAAGAACTACTTTTTGTTGATAGTGCTCAATTCCCAGGAAACGTCTAAGAAATACGGGTAACTCAGGAAACTATACCGTTTATTTATTGTTTTTCTTAATGGGCGTGGAATGAGCTAAAACGACACTTATTtggggacggagggagtataaaattTGATGTTGATAAATTGAAGAAATATGGATGAAGAatggagaagaaaaagaaaaggctaAATGTGTAGCAGGTGTGTGTGTTAGGAAGTCTTAAGAGTAACTTAGTTCCGAAAGGAACTTCGTTTCTTAGTGCTTGCCTTGTGCTTTGAGCTGAATTGTTTTTGTTCTAGCTTACTTGCACTTTCGTGTTGATCAATGATTCATTAAGTCGGATCTTCAAAAGCAACCGGTAGAAACCATGGTTTAGGGATTCTGTGCATTTGATGAAGCCTGTTTGATACTATTATTGTTTGGAGAGTTAGTAAGCTGAATGCTTTGTGTTGTATTCTTATTATCAAATGGACGGTGTAAATATTCGATGGATTAAGTTGGAGATAATATTGTTAGTTTGTCCTACTTCTGGCACACCTTAGTGTTTGTTTAATCACATATTCTCCAGAAAATAGCTGGGATTTGGATTTAGTTGCACCTCCGTTTACTTGTTCTTTTTTGCCATTTCGCGTATGTGCCATGTTGTGTTCATATGCCTGTAACGCAGTTGCATTAGTTTGAGAAGGGATTGGACAAGAAGTCGAAGGTGCTTTCATGGAAGGAACATATTTTGTTTGTGAAAAATAGATGTATTCTGAGTTTTAAAATATAAGTAATGCTTCTGATTATGATATTGATGCGATACTGGAATTCTTAGATTCCCTTCAGATTTGAGGGATCTGTATCCAGTTGACTTTTTAATAAAATTATCTTTTACTGATCAAAATTGGTTCCGTGAAGGGAATTTAACCTGGATTCGCGCCCTTGTTTGTTTCAGCTACCTTGTAGCAGCTGTTGGATTACAGATCATATGGAGCCTTGTACTTGCTATAGCTGATGTATATGCAATATTGGTGAAAAGAAGTTATAGAAATGCAGCAGTTGTCAGTCTATTTGCCGTTGGTGATGGGGTAAGAAACATCTTTTTGCAAATATATTGACCATCCATCCGTGGGGTTGCTTTCTGTGTTCTCAGTTATCAACCTTTCTTCTCTACCAAAAATGTCTTCCCGTATGTTACTTTAGGTTTTCAAATTGCTTCATGATGTCAAGCTAGAGGCAGGTTGAAACTTATTTGGTGGTTTCCCTTCTGTTCAAGTGAATTAATTTCAGTTAGGAAGTGAGCTTCTTATGGTAGCACCATATGTTTCTACACTGTCATCactgtatgtgatgatgaatttCCTACTAGTGGATGATAGATGATAGATGTTGATGACATTATGATGCTTTCTACAATTTCATGGAGTTATAGAATGAGCTGAAAAACATGGGTGGAGTGGTTCTGAATGTGTTGCATTTAGTTTTATTTGATTGTAACTTGATAGTGTTGATGACAAAGTGATTATGCATCAATTATGAACCCTATTGTTCTTTGTGATTTCTCCATTCAACATATTGTAATCTTTTTCGCTACAAAGTTATTACTTATAACATGCTCTATCATCTGATTTCTGGAAATAGTCTGGCAAGGGAGATAATAACACCAGGGTAGTGTACTCCATTGAGGAAAAGTATGATTTACAAAATTGTTATGTTGGTCATTATTCTCCCTAAGTTATCCAAGTAAAACAGGAACATGTTAACTAAATTATTAGGTTGTCTCGTTGAGATCTGTCTCCCTGATATTATTTTGGAGTTTCCTCCTCCTGTATTTCATATGGAGCCAAGGCGGGAGCTATATTCAACTGATTATGTCAAGTATACCTCTTGAGATAAGTATTCTTTCCTATGGAACTTACCTTAATAGTCATGGGAGAAGTTAAGGTAGATACCACCGCATCGGGAATTAACAAGTATTAAGAAAGTCTTGGTGGTGGAATAAAGTGGTGAATAGAGCTTAAAGAGAATGGTATGGAAAATTTTCAACTGCTAAGATGGAGAAACCTTTGAAGAGTATAAAAGAGCTAAGACAGCGCTTCATCAAAAAATAAAAGAGCTTAGAGAGCAGTTTAGAAGGAGACTGGCTGAAAATAAGGATGCGGAAAGGATAAAATGAAATGGATAAGCTAATATTATTGATAGAAAGGGGGTAAAGACTAAAAACCAAGTTCAAAACAATCTTTAGAAATTTTGATAGGAGATAGTGAGATCGAGGAGAGATAAAGAGGCTATTTTAATCAAATGCTTAATACAATCACAAGCATAACTTCACAAATCTCCATACACCTGGGATAGACAAAAGTATTAGCTATATTCATAGAATCGGGTATAATTAAGTAAAGGGTGCTAGGAAAAATGTGAGGGTTAAGAAAAACTGTGGTTAAGATGGTAACCTTGGAATTGCAGTAGATGGAAGAGAAGACGCAGGGTTTGGAATGTGGCTCCATTAGCACTTATGTGGGTCGTTTGGAGGTAAAGAATGAAGAGCTTTTGAAGGGATAGAGATGGACTTTGTACAATCGAGAAGTCAGTCTCCTATCCCTTATTTCTCTTTGGTGCACTCTTGAGGTTCCTTTGTCTATAGAAGATTGTGCCTTATTTGTACAGAACCATATATTGGTACCTTCTGGATCGAGCttgtcgcacggggcttgcctagtgcgggttatctcttctGTGttgtttgcgagctattgcacagaagCGGGGTTTatcctgtgcgcacccgaagggtagcggctgcgggttccctcgtcataaaaaaataataattatatattGATGGATTtctacctcttttttttttttttttttttttggtgtaccTCTTGTATACGGGTTTTTAtgacaaacttttcaataataTGCATCAAAATGAGGATGGTCATATGGGTATGTATGCAGAAGTGATGAGTGCTAAGTAACCGTGTACAATTCTCCTTGTAGAAGTCAAATCATAGTATAGAAGAGCTTAATAAATAATTGACCCTTGAGCTTGTACCCAAATCCCTTCGACATGCCCTTTTCTCACGAACAACCTTTTACACAATAAACGTTTCAGGAAGTGTGATTAATACATACCACTTTGGTGTTTGGCCACCTTTTCAGAACGAGTGCATGTCACGCACCAATGTTGTCATAACCCGTGGCATCAACTTAAGAAAAagaataaaatcataaatctACACCTATCTTCTTGCTTTATCACACTGCGAGGGTTGCCACCACCATGTTGTGAACTCTCTCTCATTTTTCAAATATTCAATATTCAAAATATTAAGGAATCTTTATTTGAAGTCCATTATTCAAGCACATTTTGAAGTAGCATCAATTTAATTTGGCTAAGCTTTGCGAGCAACTAAGCACCCGGATGTGCACGTATAGATGGCCTCACTCCACTGACAAGTCAACATGGAGAAGCAACACACCATGCTTAATAGCCATAACATTTGGAGAGGAAAGTTTTCCTTTTACACCAAaaggaaagggaaaaaaaaaagaagcacaaGTCTGACCACATTTGGAAAAGAAAGCCACAACCATGGCTTTTACCTAAAAGCACCAATAGGGTGgaacttttcaaaaaaaaaaaaaaaggatgattaaaaaatgaaaatgaaaaaagcTACGCCTTGCGTCCATAAAAGGCTTCAAACACAAAATGAATTGAGTTCACTTTCCCCTTTTGTGCTAGAACACGCTAGTGCCAGCAGAGCAAAAGCCTTGTGTTTAGACATAATTCGTGAAACGTTTGGTGTGTAAAAGGTTGCCCGTGAAGGAGGGGTGTGTCAAAGGGATTTGGCTATAAGCTCAGGGAGTAAACTATGTACTAAGCCAAACAAGTTATCGTACTCGGGATTGGTTCTCAAATGAACAAATTAATTGCTTGATCATTATATGAGAAATTGTAATAGGTATGGTAATTGGTGTAGCTAAATAACAATTAAATTAAACTTAATAAAAAGCCAAAGAAAGGAATGAATGCTAAGTTGAAAATGAGTCAATTATaacctaagttgctcggactcagGTGTGGGTGTCCGATACGGGTGCGGATCTAGAGAtcggatccttcatgatctaaattttaagatccatatccaggtatggatacgggtgcggggattcggctaaaaataattcaaatatctaaaatagagttataaaacctaaattatgagatattatgtgaAACCTTGAGGAGAAAATTTTAATCAAGAGGAAAATCTCTGGAGGAGATAAAAGAAAAAGGAGTGACATAGAAGTTTCTATAACACAAGGTATTCCATATTCTTCAATTTCACCATACCTTTTGTTTTGATTACACAAATCATTGAATCTGTCTGGAATTTCTCCCTCGATTTTGGCCAAAGTACCCGAAATTGGTTGACTAGATAGGGTACGGATCCCCCGCCTACAACCATGTTGTGTCGACACGGGTGCGACACTAAAAGtgaagagtctgagcaacatagatTATTACAAGGCTGGGAATCTTGACTTCACTTGATTAAGTAAATTTCTCCTTATTCAATTCTTCTTACTACTTAGAATACTTCTTACGAATACTTATCTACTATAGTATGTCTAGATTCCTATGTTTCTGCATCGGTTACATTTCTTttaagccgagggtctatcagaaacaacctctctattcCACGAAGGTAGAGTTAAAGTCtgcatacatcctaccctcccagaccccaattgtgggaatacactgggtatgttgttgttgtttgtataGTACGTCTAAATAAAATCACCCCTTTCGGTAATTGGACTATGCGTTAAGTATGAATTAAACATGTGCTATATTCCACGGAAGTGCAAGACATCTCTATTATTATCTTGACTACTACAATTAATATAATACCAAAACCGCTCCTCTCGATTAAGATTAAGAGTTGCATTAAAAATGTTATGAAGAGCTAACAATCAAAAAATGCTATACGGAGCTAAGTGGAATTGTAAAAACTAAATCTTATTTTTCGATTAAGGTTTTATGCAAACCCATCAACAACaacctaagttgctcggactcgggtgcggatCTAGGAGTCGGATCGTTCATGATCTAACTTTTAAGATCGGGGAGTATGGATCCATATACGGATACCGGTGAGGGTATACGACTAAAgataattcaaatatctaaaattATAGTAACATTATGTGGAAAACTTACAAGGTATTATTAGGAGaaatattgatcaagaggagAATCCTAGAAGAAAATATAAGGAAACAAGTTGACatagaaatttcttttttttgatCAGGTCAAAGATTTGATTAATAATAACAAGGCCAACTTGGCCGTATACAAGCGATATATCGTATACCACAAGGAGAAACCTATAAAAAATGATTCTCTCCAAAAGATGCCCAATCCTCTATACAAACAGGAACTACATAGgtgcaccaaaagaaaataagggatcAGAGACTACTCCTCAAAAGAGCATAGCTCATCTCCACCCCTTCAAAAACTCTCCTATTTCGCTCTTTCCAAATGATCCACATTAAAGCAAGTGGTGTAACCTGCCAAGCCTTACGTCATCTTCTTCTAGCTCCACTCTTCCAACTGAACATCAATTCCTTCACTATTCTTGGCATTACCGAAGAAACGCCAAACCATCTAAAGATATCTTCCCATAACCTCGTGGCTAATTTGCAATGTAATCTAATATGGTTCACGTCCTCACCCGTCTCCTTGCAAAGGAAACACCAACTCGTGTATACAACCTTTCTATTCCTAAGGTTCTCCGCCGCCAAGATCACCCCTCTAGTAGCTAACCACGCGAAGAAGCACATCTTCCTTGGCACCTAGGGGATCCAAACCGAGGCATGAGGGAAACTAACCTCTGCCCTAACCAGAAGTTTCTCATAGAAGGACTTAATCGAGAACAATTTGTTGTTTCCCAACTCCCAACTCAAAGCATCGGGTCTGTCAACTGGCTCGTATTGCCTTTGAAGTAAATCTAGCAATCTTTGAAGCTCGATCACCTCCCAATCTTTGAAATTCTTCCTAAACCTCAAACCCTGAAAATTCCCATCCCTTTGTGTCCCCCCTAACTTGCTGAACAGACAATTCCCTTTGGCAAGAGACTCTATACAACATCGGGAATTCGTCCTTAAGCACCAAAACTCCACACCACTTTTTCCCCCCAAAACCAACTCTACTCCCAACCTCGACCTTAAAAGCAATGATATTAGTAAAGGCATCCCACCCCTTCATTATATTCCTCCACACACAAGGTACTCCATTTCTTTCAATTTCACCTTAGCTTTTGTTTTAATTATAGTAATCATTGTATCTACCCCGAATTTCTGTGTCGCTTTTGGTCAAAGTACCCAATATTGGTTGACCATATCCGGTACggatcccacacccacacccatgCCGTGTCGACACGGGTGCAACACCGAAAGTGAAAAGGTCCATCACCTATCTCAATAAATACCCTGAACCATAAATaagatattactccctccgtcctaaaaagattgacacttttcgcttttcgagagtcaaacgagttgttcttTGACTGTAAGTTTTTCATGTCTTttcaatattttaaattattaattatggtgactgtaattttttcatgtcttttcaatattttaaattattaattatggtgacttatagtactttttatgtagtttccaaatatgtaaatttcaTTTCGAAAAAATTAAAGATTCTATGTTCAAACACACAGTCTTgaaaagtttgactctcgaaaagtgaaAAGTGTCAATCTTTcgtgggacggagggagtaatagggAATCACACATTGGATAGAATAAGAAAGATTGACCTTAAATTAATACTTCAAGATCCATCAATATTCCAATTTTCTACTCCATGATGGAGTTCAAATTCCCAAAGACACAAACAAGTTTAATACAAATCATAACTGTGATAAAAAGACGAGGGTAAAAGTAAGATTCACAACTTTTggtcctttgttttttttttttttttttttttttaaatggaacTTTTGGTCCTTACTTCTTGAAATAGCAATTGTAAAAATCTCCAGGGCAAAAGCCCCAGCTTCCTTCACTAGGGAAAATGTCCCTACCGGAAATAGGAGACTCAAGCTAAGGAGGAGACTTTTACCAAGTTTTGTCCCCAGTTCAAGCTATTTCAAGGAGTAAAGACAATATTTGTGAAACTTTGCCTTTACCTTTCACTATTTGTTTTAGTTGTTATTTGTGTTAAAGCTTATGTATATTTGGAATTTGAACTCTGATTGAGTGGACTTTATTGTTGCATAATTGATGGATCATGATGTATTAAGTTAAGTTAATTATTTCATGTTATCCCCTATGTGCAATTTCGTCATTAGTGTCCTATTTATTGTTCAAAGCATTAATTGAGGTAGGTGAAGTGCCGAATAGCCTTTTTGGATGTTGCAGCATAAATGAGTTCTTGTTGATGTTTGTACTAAATCTTGATCGAAATTAGTTTCTAGAATTCCACTTAGCTTTTCATGTCCTTTTTGGTACTACGTGTGTTAGTTAAGATAATCGAGGTAGGTATTGTCCAAGTCATACTTAGATAATCATAATATTATCTGCACCACCAAAATAGGTAATTCTAATTAGACGTTCGATGGTGGATGAGTGTATACCTGAGAAGCATTCTAGTTTTTGGACATAATTGAATAGATGTCGGATTGATTGATTATCTTAAGTTGATCATCAATAAAGTCAAGATTCAACCTTGTTATAATCGAACCAATCCCAACTTAACATATAAAAATTGAAGGTCGTTTGATCAGTTTCTAGCTAGACCACCAAATTTAGTCTTTAGGCGTGGTATTAAAGATGGTAGAAACTAGAAAGAAATGAGGTAGATTTGAAATCTCTTACGTGGAAATTATCTCAAAAGACTTTCTATCTTTAGTAACCATTATGGATTTAGCTAAGATTTGAACACAATGGAAGCAAAACATTGATTGTGTAATGGAAGCAAAAATATCCATACAGTTAATCCAACTAGCTGGCACTGGAACCGCTGACCCAACTTACAAGAACCTTTACTTCTTATGAACCGGTAATCCAACTAGTTGGCACTAAGGTTAGTTGTTGTTACACTTATATTAGATACGGGTAGGGATAAGTTTGAGATTTGTAGAACATCTAATTTTAGAGACCCCATAATGTGCTTTAAAATACAAGTACTTAACAACATTAGATGAACGGAGCAGAGTAGGAGGGGAATATATGGAGCAGGTGTAGTTATTATTTGATTGGGAGAAGTAATTGGATCATCTTTTGCATCGTCTGTTTTTGGATACATTGTAACCCCTAGCGTAATGTATAGTTTACAAGATTGAATGGCCACTTCTCCATACCCTTGATTAGGCTGTTTTCCGAGATTTTTGAGCTGGGTATGTAAGCCAATGCAATATGCATATGTTTTAAAtaaggccaaacccatcgacagacacctgtggtcgtccacttctttcacttgaacacctcaagtgccccttgttccatttagacacctgAGGTAGGGCTAGACTGTGTCATTTAGACAATTTTTGCTGACCTGGCAACTTGGGTGAATTGCACAACAAACAAGCGCGTGAAGACCTAAAAAacgtattttatttttatttttttaattctttttattttctttttcattttctctttcttttacatcaattaaaaaaaaaatcattagaaaattacaaaaaaatcTATCACTGTTGGTCTTGTCTAGTTCACTGCACGAGTTTTGGTTCTGCAATTTTGAATCATTGGTGTTCACTACTGAAAATATGAAAGCTACATCAGGTTTGAAGCATATGTCGGGCAAAAAATTAAATCCGCCATTGTTGGCCGACGGAGCTTCGACTTGAGTATTGGTTTTGGAGTTCTATTGCATGTCGAATCTGAAACTAAAGTGAAGTTGTGTTTGAACTAACTCGATGCTAAAACCAACTGAAATATTGTTGAAGTTGAACTTGAAAACTCACAGAACTCCATTGAAGCTCGTATGAAGCTTGAAGGTGAAATTTCAAATATTTCGATCAGAAAATTTTCCCCGCAAAAGCCATTCGTCTGGGTTTGCTGTTTTTTCTTTGGAATTGCTTGCTTGATAAATTAATCATtgttgaaaatgaaatgaatctGTAAGAAAAAAACATGGAGGAAGAGGGTGAGGTTGGGGGAACGGCAGGTGGAGGACGGAGGGGTTAGGTGGGTAGGGgtgaaaatagttttttttttttagtttactaaatagttttaaaataatttttctgctcatattttattctttaataattatttttagtATATATGCCACGTGTCTTCATTTAATTCGCTGTTTTGACACGTCATCGGCGAGTGTATTACACTCACACTATATATTTGACTGATAGTACAAAAGTGTCAAGTGGAACAGGGAGTGCCCACctaaagtgtctaaatggaacaaggggcactttaggtgctcaagtgaaagaagtggacgaccacagatgtctgtcgatgggtttggcctttAAATAAGGACTGTTTAAACAACTTGTTTGCAACCTATTGACTTTTAATGGGGCACATGTGGAATGATTTTAGTAGGTGATTATCACTATGGTTCATGATCCCACTTTGGTGCAGATCACTTCTACTCTTAAGGTCAATCTGGTCAGTTTTCTGCCAGGAACGGATCTAGAAGCCTGGTCATGAGTTCACGTGAACCCTGTAGTTTTTGTTCTAACTTTGTATATATAGTAAGAAATATACTAAATTTCTATAAATATTTGACTGTGAACCCGTTATTATTATAGTATTAACTTGAAGCTGTTGTAGGAACCCATAAAATTCAAATCTTGAATCCCCCTCTGTTTTCTGCTATATCCAACTGCAAGCATAATGTTTATATTCATTTATTGTAAGGAATGTTGATACACATCATTGGCGATCTACTGAATTTTAATGGGGCACCTGTAAAAAAGAAGTTTTAATGGTGCACTTGTAGAAggatttttttaatatgtgatCACTTTGGTTTGTGATTCCTCTGTGGTGCAGATCACTTCTACTCTTACATTTGCTGCCGCCTGTGCATCAGCTGGAATTACAGTTCTTATTAGCAATGATCTTGACAAATGTAAAGTGAACCACTGCACGAGATTTATGTCAGCTACAGCAATGGCATTTTTAAGCTGGTTTGCAGCATCACCATCCTTTTTCGTGAATTTTTGGTTTCTGGCTTCCCCATAGATGCAGTTCCGTTCGCCTGCAGAAGGGACTAGGGGAAGGCTCTTACTCTGCCTGTGCAGTGTTTCTATTTGCAGTAAGGCCACCTTAACTGCTCTTATTTGTATATCACTGTATTACTGCTTGACATATTTAATGAGGAAGAATCCTCTTTGTTTACAAAGTTGATGTAGAACTATTTCAAATATTTGGCTCAATATCGCTTTCAACATTATAATAGATCTGCAAGTTTGGGTGACTATTTCTGGATGTTCTGTTGAGTTATGTGACAAGACTGCTCGTGAAGCCTCTAACTTGTTTAATT is drawn from Lycium barbarum isolate Lr01 chromosome 8, ASM1917538v2, whole genome shotgun sequence and contains these coding sequences:
- the LOC132606892 gene encoding CASP-like protein 5A1 gives rise to the protein MMSRPAVHPVPIAPMIIGAPRVRMKDIQGMPGTLGSLILRLCQLVFAVISICVMVTTSDFPSVTAFSYLVAAVGLQIIWSLVLAIADVYAILVKRSYRNAAVVSLFAVGDGITSTLTFAAACASAGITVLISNDLDKCKVNHCTRFMSATAMAFLSWFAASPSFFVNFWFLASP